One segment of Rubripirellula amarantea DNA contains the following:
- a CDS encoding PAS domain S-box protein codes for MSDAPPSVSSPGAAPVIVGVGASAGGLDAFRELLKHIGPSEEIVLVFVQHHDPANEPLLRKLLAEESQLEVIEITGRKKLKTGCVYISHARQFLQLNNGVVTPIMPGADESPLTAIDRFFHSLAEDQGQRAVGIVLSGAGSDGTVGIKAISDAGGLTFAQDLASASFDSMPRSAATTGVADHVCRPSEIAAELLRYASHVLEFSDENAVERIQKQIGEAIPRIAQHLLKNTGHNFQHYKITTLTRRIQRRMQILKIATANEYFLWLQQHEDETNALFRELLIGVTAFFRDPEAFDAIAKTVLPKIFSNRNSSDPIRIWVAGCSTGEEAYSLAMLCREQADAMESPPEFQIFATDIDERALQIARAGTYPTGIADYVSPERLKRFFVKRGKRYHITSEIRERVLFSKHNLISDPPFSRQDLISCRNLLIYLGTHLQEKLIPLFHYAIQPSGFLFLGPSETISTHGELFKALDSKFRISQRKGTATDSISALAIRQGEVKPIRVGENQPDSTVDLDCLRQRILLDEFAPKAVVIDQSGQVLNASDGIAKYLAVSGGDFQNNIIKMAVSGLRIGLRAAINEATRTRRKVTHENLSIRDDDMIQRVMLTVQPMPKLGEDDELLMVVFHDVGEPIRREDADTSLQETTTGSQDADAIIAQMERELEATRSDLERTLQDMEAANEEMKSSNEELLSMNEELQSANEELETSKEEIRSASDAIARANTDLENLLRSTQIATVFLDSDLNIRSFTPAITEIYGLLGTDAGRSLEQFVPLVDQMPPLPKPETLHEGEVVEHTVRAKSGKYFIRRVLPYQSHLATRDGVVVTFINVSDIVEREARLASLMSSAAEGIYGIDHDGNCTFANQACARLLGYESPSELLGKQMHGLIHHTHRDGTNYPFEDCKIARAFKNGQQVHSDQEIYWRADGTSFDVEYWSHPQIHDGSTVGCVVTFIDITERRKAEIELADAKARLELSLEVADVAPWNWDMQTGEPISNPILNRLFGFEEHESPPLKEFINRIDESVREDISNAIENAIATGETYDQEYPVRWPSGEVRHLRARGRVRMSNEGVTQDFFGVVLDITERKRRELHLADRESHLRRVIDHQIGLVGVLEPDGTLVEANATAVDAAGLQRSDVIGKKFWDCYWWNYDAKVAARLKDKFEQALAGEIVRYDEYVRMADDETMAIDFMISPVRDTDGTITHLIPSAMDISDRKKAEEEVAQREQRLQLALDSGGMGLWEWDCGTDLITWSDQMYAMFGYSRDEFDASKAGFLDVVYPDDRPMLEKMIKSAFAGTCQTHEVEFRVVRGTDKSIVWTQSRGTIHRDADGNPLSIVSVAVDVTRRKRWEMELVDREAHLRRVINNQLGLVGVIDRNGILLEVDDRSLEIARTRREEVIGKHFAEAPWWNYDPAVAQQMREAMQRALKGEVVRYDVSLFAHGNSGVMIDFMIAPVFDADGNVEYLIPSGVDIRERVKIEQEQRSVTRRMKMALRAGGMAAWEWTPKKSIWTPELYELLGIDPQQESSSELFFSLVHPEDLDLLKQDWERAVNGGDAYDSEFRIIRPDGEVRWMNGLGEVVRDGNGKVIRMHGVNWDSTQDHLHAEALRESERRAHEASASKSEFLANMSHEIRTPMTAILGYAELIRDLVDDEEARQHLQTIRRNGDYLLEIINDILDLSKIEAGKVDVDIERFEPARVIEDVRSIMEVRASESGLELDVEYESKIPKYIESDAKRLKQILINLVGNAIKFTRKGEVRIRVRFDGSRLKFDVTDTGIGMTPEQQQRLFKPFSQGDSLITQQFGGTGLGLAISQRLASMLGGEISVSSTFEKGSTFTVAISTGNLDGVPLVKPLDVVEPEFNAGEIKDIQISAHILIVDDRRDIRFLSKHIINKAGGTVTEAEDGVLAIQSVKKANEQGQEFNLILLDMQMPNMDGYETARRLRQLGYAGPIIALTADAMQGDMNKCLEAGCNDYLSKPIDKVAMLRKISEMLG; via the coding sequence TTGAGCGACGCACCCCCAAGCGTTTCGTCTCCCGGCGCCGCGCCGGTCATTGTGGGCGTTGGCGCTTCGGCCGGTGGACTCGATGCGTTTCGAGAATTGTTGAAGCACATCGGTCCAAGTGAGGAAATAGTGCTGGTCTTCGTCCAGCACCATGATCCGGCCAACGAACCTTTGCTTAGGAAGTTGCTGGCCGAGGAGTCTCAGCTTGAGGTTATTGAAATCACAGGGCGTAAGAAGCTGAAAACGGGGTGTGTGTATATCTCGCACGCTCGTCAATTTCTGCAACTTAATAATGGTGTCGTGACACCCATCATGCCCGGGGCTGATGAAAGTCCACTTACCGCGATTGATCGTTTCTTTCATTCACTGGCCGAAGACCAAGGCCAACGAGCGGTTGGCATTGTGCTCTCGGGTGCCGGTAGTGATGGGACTGTTGGAATCAAGGCGATCAGTGACGCCGGCGGATTGACCTTTGCTCAAGACCTCGCATCGGCGTCCTTCGACAGCATGCCCCGAAGTGCCGCCACCACCGGTGTCGCGGACCACGTATGCCGACCTAGCGAGATTGCGGCAGAGTTGTTGCGCTATGCTTCCCATGTACTCGAATTTTCCGACGAGAATGCGGTCGAGAGGATCCAGAAGCAAATCGGTGAAGCGATTCCAAGAATTGCTCAGCATCTTCTGAAGAACACCGGTCACAACTTTCAGCATTACAAGATTACCACGCTAACCCGTCGCATTCAGCGGCGCATGCAGATCTTGAAGATTGCAACGGCAAACGAGTACTTCCTATGGTTGCAGCAACACGAGGACGAAACAAATGCTTTGTTCCGAGAACTGTTGATCGGAGTCACCGCTTTTTTTCGCGACCCTGAAGCATTCGATGCCATTGCCAAGACAGTGTTGCCCAAGATCTTTTCAAACCGCAATAGCAGCGACCCAATTCGTATTTGGGTAGCCGGTTGCAGCACTGGCGAAGAGGCGTATTCCCTTGCGATGTTATGTCGTGAGCAAGCTGATGCCATGGAATCGCCGCCCGAGTTCCAGATCTTTGCAACGGATATCGACGAACGTGCCCTGCAGATTGCACGAGCCGGCACTTACCCGACGGGCATTGCGGATTACGTCAGCCCCGAACGGCTGAAGCGTTTCTTTGTTAAACGAGGAAAGCGATACCACATCACCAGTGAGATTCGCGAACGTGTTTTGTTCTCAAAGCACAACCTGATAAGTGATCCTCCCTTTTCACGTCAGGATTTGATTTCTTGCCGAAATCTTCTGATCTACTTGGGGACTCACCTGCAAGAGAAATTGATTCCGCTGTTTCACTACGCGATTCAGCCGTCGGGATTCTTATTCCTGGGGCCTAGCGAGACCATTTCAACGCATGGCGAACTGTTCAAGGCTCTCGATAGCAAGTTTCGAATTTCTCAGCGAAAGGGCACCGCTACCGATTCGATCAGTGCGTTGGCGATTCGGCAGGGCGAGGTGAAACCTATTCGTGTCGGAGAGAACCAACCGGATTCGACGGTCGACCTCGACTGCCTTCGCCAAAGAATCTTATTGGACGAGTTTGCTCCTAAAGCGGTCGTTATTGATCAGTCCGGGCAAGTGCTCAATGCGTCCGACGGCATTGCGAAGTACTTGGCCGTTTCCGGTGGCGATTTTCAAAACAACATCATCAAGATGGCGGTGTCGGGATTGCGGATCGGCCTGCGGGCGGCCATTAACGAAGCGACGAGGACACGTCGAAAAGTAACGCACGAAAATCTTTCCATCCGTGACGACGACATGATCCAACGCGTCATGTTGACGGTCCAGCCTATGCCAAAGTTGGGCGAGGACGACGAATTGTTGATGGTGGTCTTTCATGACGTCGGTGAGCCAATACGCCGTGAGGATGCCGACACATCGCTGCAGGAAACGACGACAGGTAGTCAAGACGCCGACGCCATCATTGCGCAGATGGAACGTGAGCTCGAAGCAACTCGCAGCGATCTAGAACGCACGCTTCAAGACATGGAAGCGGCGAATGAAGAGATGAAGTCGTCCAATGAAGAACTCTTGTCGATGAATGAAGAACTTCAATCGGCAAACGAGGAACTTGAAACGTCAAAGGAAGAAATTCGATCGGCCAGTGATGCCATTGCTCGTGCTAACACTGACTTGGAAAATCTTCTCCGCAGCACGCAGATTGCCACGGTGTTCTTGGATAGCGATTTAAACATTCGAAGCTTTACACCTGCGATCACTGAAATCTATGGATTACTAGGTACCGACGCCGGCCGTTCGCTTGAGCAGTTTGTGCCGCTGGTTGACCAGATGCCTCCGTTACCGAAACCGGAAACGCTGCACGAAGGCGAAGTGGTTGAGCACACCGTACGCGCAAAGTCGGGCAAGTATTTCATTCGACGAGTCTTGCCGTACCAATCTCACTTGGCTACCCGTGACGGTGTCGTGGTCACGTTCATTAACGTCTCGGATATCGTCGAACGAGAAGCACGGTTGGCATCGTTGATGAGTTCGGCTGCTGAAGGCATCTACGGCATCGATCACGATGGAAATTGCACGTTTGCCAACCAGGCTTGCGCTAGGCTGCTTGGATATGAAAGTCCAAGTGAGTTGCTAGGCAAGCAAATGCATGGGTTGATTCATCACACTCATCGTGACGGAACGAACTACCCTTTCGAGGACTGCAAAATTGCGAGGGCATTCAAGAATGGCCAGCAAGTTCATTCGGATCAAGAAATATATTGGCGGGCCGATGGGACATCGTTTGATGTTGAGTATTGGTCGCATCCGCAAATTCATGATGGATCAACGGTTGGTTGTGTCGTCACGTTCATTGACATTACCGAGCGACGAAAAGCGGAAATCGAACTTGCTGATGCAAAGGCGCGTCTTGAATTGTCTCTCGAAGTCGCCGACGTTGCCCCATGGAATTGGGATATGCAAACCGGTGAACCAATTTCCAATCCGATTCTCAATCGGTTGTTTGGATTTGAGGAGCATGAAAGTCCTCCGCTGAAAGAGTTCATCAACCGCATTGACGAATCCGTTCGAGAAGATATTTCCAACGCTATTGAAAACGCGATCGCGACGGGCGAAACGTACGACCAAGAGTATCCGGTTCGTTGGCCTTCTGGTGAAGTTCGCCATCTGCGAGCTCGCGGTCGGGTTCGGATGTCCAACGAAGGTGTCACACAGGACTTTTTCGGTGTCGTGCTTGATATCACCGAACGTAAGCGTCGTGAACTTCATCTTGCTGATCGCGAATCGCATCTGCGCCGCGTAATTGACCACCAGATAGGGTTGGTTGGTGTGCTTGAACCCGATGGGACCCTCGTGGAAGCCAACGCGACCGCGGTTGATGCTGCGGGCCTGCAGCGTAGCGATGTGATTGGAAAGAAATTCTGGGACTGCTATTGGTGGAACTACGACGCCAAAGTTGCCGCTCGCTTGAAGGACAAATTCGAACAAGCGCTTGCTGGCGAAATTGTCCGGTACGACGAGTACGTGCGGATGGCTGATGACGAAACCATGGCCATTGATTTCATGATTAGCCCGGTTCGAGATACTGACGGAACGATCACACACTTAATTCCTTCCGCTATGGATATCAGTGATCGAAAGAAGGCCGAAGAAGAAGTAGCGCAGCGCGAGCAGCGGTTGCAGCTTGCGTTAGATTCCGGCGGGATGGGGCTTTGGGAATGGGATTGCGGAACCGACCTTATCACTTGGTCGGATCAAATGTACGCAATGTTCGGTTACTCACGCGATGAGTTTGACGCTAGTAAGGCCGGTTTCCTCGACGTGGTCTACCCCGACGACCGTCCGATGCTCGAGAAGATGATTAAGTCGGCGTTTGCGGGCACCTGCCAAACGCACGAAGTTGAATTTCGCGTGGTTCGAGGGACCGACAAATCTATCGTCTGGACGCAAAGTCGCGGTACCATCCATCGTGATGCCGACGGTAATCCGCTATCGATTGTCAGCGTTGCGGTCGACGTTACACGGCGCAAGCGATGGGAAATGGAGTTGGTAGATCGCGAAGCGCATCTTCGTCGCGTCATCAACAATCAACTCGGTTTGGTGGGAGTGATTGATCGTAATGGCATCCTGCTGGAAGTGGATGATCGTTCGCTTGAGATAGCAAGAACTCGGCGGGAAGAGGTGATTGGTAAGCATTTCGCCGAGGCGCCGTGGTGGAACTACGATCCCGCTGTGGCTCAGCAAATGCGAGAAGCCATGCAGCGAGCCCTTAAAGGTGAGGTCGTTCGATACGACGTCTCACTGTTTGCTCACGGCAACAGTGGTGTGATGATTGACTTCATGATCGCGCCAGTATTCGACGCTGATGGAAATGTTGAATACCTGATTCCTTCGGGCGTTGATATTCGCGAGCGAGTGAAGATTGAACAAGAGCAGCGTTCGGTAACGCGTCGAATGAAGATGGCATTACGTGCCGGCGGAATGGCTGCCTGGGAATGGACCCCGAAGAAAAGTATTTGGACTCCAGAATTGTATGAGTTGCTCGGCATTGATCCGCAACAAGAATCAAGTTCGGAATTGTTTTTCTCTTTGGTTCACCCAGAGGATCTTGATCTGCTAAAGCAAGATTGGGAGAGGGCCGTCAATGGTGGCGACGCGTACGATAGTGAGTTTCGAATCATTCGCCCCGATGGCGAGGTTCGCTGGATGAATGGGCTCGGAGAAGTCGTTCGCGATGGGAATGGCAAGGTGATTCGCATGCATGGCGTCAATTGGGATTCCACCCAGGATCACTTGCACGCCGAAGCACTTCGTGAAAGTGAGCGCCGGGCGCACGAAGCTAGCGCATCGAAGAGCGAGTTCCTGGCCAATATGTCTCATGAGATTCGCACTCCCATGACCGCTATTTTGGGCTATGCCGAATTGATTCGCGATTTGGTGGACGACGAAGAAGCTCGGCAGCACCTGCAAACAATTCGACGTAACGGAGATTACTTGCTTGAGATCATCAATGACATCTTGGACCTCTCTAAAATTGAAGCTGGGAAAGTGGATGTCGATATTGAACGATTCGAGCCGGCACGAGTCATCGAAGACGTGCGAAGTATCATGGAGGTTCGAGCTTCGGAAAGCGGACTGGAGCTAGACGTTGAATACGAATCAAAAATTCCTAAGTACATTGAAAGCGACGCAAAACGGCTCAAGCAAATTCTGATCAACTTGGTGGGAAATGCGATCAAGTTCACCCGGAAAGGTGAGGTCCGGATTCGTGTACGGTTCGATGGCTCTCGGTTGAAGTTCGATGTTACCGATACTGGCATTGGAATGACGCCTGAGCAACAACAACGACTATTCAAGCCGTTTTCGCAGGGCGATTCCTTGATCACTCAACAATTCGGTGGAACCGGCCTGGGGTTGGCGATTAGTCAACGCTTGGCTTCCATGTTGGGTGGTGAAATTAGTGTCAGCAGTACGTTTGAGAAGGGCAGCACCTTTACAGTTGCGATATCAACCGGAAATTTGGATGGAGTTCCGTTGGTAAAGCCACTCGACGTTGTCGAACCAGAATTCAACGCCGGCGAAATCAAAGACATTCAAATTTCTGCTCACATCTTGATTGTCGATGATCGCCGCGACATTCGTTTCCTAAGCAAGCACATCATCAACAAGGCAGGTGGTACGGTTACTGAGGCCGAGGATGGTGTGTTGGCCATTCAATCGGTCAAGAAAGCCAACGAACAAGGTCAAGAGTTCAACCTTATTTTGCTCGACATGCAAATGCCCAACATGGACGGTTACGAAACGGCAAGGCGTCTAAGGCAACTAGGGTATGCTGGCCCCATCATTGCTCTGACGGCTGATGCGATGCAGGGAGACATGAATAAGTGCCTCGAAGCTGGTTGCAACGACTACCTTTCTAAACCCATCGACAAGGTCGCGATGTTGCGAAAGATCTCGGAGATGTTGGGCTAG